In Vibrio sp. FE10, the following are encoded in one genomic region:
- a CDS encoding metallophosphoesterase family protein yields the protein MTTVYQISDCHLSDEPSYENLRKALEYVSKDTKCETIFLTGDICCNPKPGDYIRLEAFIRQHISEQSIYAIAGNHDDSCLMRKELKGSTILVTDRAIINEREFVFLDSSDKPLDSHHPLGSGRIDNRGMAKLKQQLRKANNPIIVIHHPVIPVGAEWMKAIRLENDADVMKVLSKYRVREVICGHGHDGITFIKQGVTQYMAPSTAYGFDHSINEYNRSEKIGLSRIRLSTNSIDYQAVYF from the coding sequence ATGACTACCGTATACCAAATCAGTGACTGTCACCTTTCAGATGAACCCAGCTATGAAAACCTGCGAAAAGCACTGGAATACGTAAGCAAAGACACGAAGTGTGAGACCATTTTTCTGACCGGTGATATTTGTTGTAACCCCAAACCGGGAGACTACATTCGATTAGAGGCGTTCATTAGGCAACACATTAGCGAACAATCTATTTACGCGATTGCAGGCAACCATGATGACTCTTGCTTGATGCGTAAAGAGTTAAAAGGATCGACAATTCTCGTCACCGATAGAGCAATCATCAATGAGCGAGAGTTTGTATTTCTTGACTCTAGCGACAAACCGCTTGATAGCCATCATCCACTCGGTTCAGGGCGCATTGATAACCGTGGAATGGCAAAGCTAAAACAACAGCTAAGAAAAGCGAATAATCCAATCATTGTTATCCACCACCCTGTCATTCCAGTCGGAGCTGAGTGGATGAAAGCCATCCGTCTAGAAAACGATGCCGATGTAATGAAGGTGCTTAGTAAGTACCGCGTTCGTGAGGTTATTTGCGGTCACGGCCATGATGGAATAACGTTTATAAAACAAGGCGTAACCCAATATATGGCACCGTCAACCGCCTACGGGTTTGACCACTCTATTAACGAATACAATCGCAGCGAGAAGATTGGATTAAGTAGAATTCGTTTGTCGACTAACTCAATCGACTATCAGGCTGTCTATTTTTAA
- a CDS encoding LysR family transcriptional regulator, translating into MLEKIDQQWLKSFHCVYENNSFKRAADFLCLPTSNVSRHIALLEEQLDVRLFDRTTRRIASTEAGDHLYLRTQPLLDKLNDALEEVTQHSREVMGQLNVLMPDSPELAQAVVSFCAEHPSISLCCDTSISPKEDFVDGFDVILSFHRGKLEDNNWIAKEIKRWPSSVVASPKLLQTTSKPFQITDLKHVPCINSFTALNGTPWVFKNGTGELTTQRVKSAFKVNSGQIAKAGALAGLGFAILPVELCRDEIKTGALEVIKLEYQPEDLVLYAFYASRKHIAKKVPVFIEHLLHQANLDG; encoded by the coding sequence ATGCTTGAAAAAATTGACCAACAGTGGCTTAAAAGCTTTCACTGTGTATATGAGAACAATAGCTTTAAAAGAGCGGCGGATTTTTTATGTTTGCCGACCTCAAACGTCAGTCGTCACATCGCTTTGTTAGAAGAACAACTAGACGTTCGATTATTCGATAGAACGACTCGCCGAATTGCGTCGACTGAAGCAGGGGATCACCTCTATCTGCGAACTCAGCCATTGTTAGACAAACTCAATGATGCGCTCGAGGAGGTAACACAACATTCTCGTGAGGTGATGGGGCAGCTCAACGTACTCATGCCAGATTCACCGGAGTTAGCCCAAGCCGTCGTTTCTTTTTGTGCCGAGCATCCTTCTATTTCATTGTGTTGTGATACAAGCATCAGCCCTAAAGAGGACTTTGTGGATGGTTTTGACGTTATTCTGAGTTTTCACCGAGGAAAACTTGAAGACAATAATTGGATCGCGAAAGAGATTAAGCGCTGGCCTAGTAGTGTTGTGGCATCACCCAAACTCCTACAAACAACCTCTAAACCTTTTCAGATTACCGATTTGAAACATGTACCGTGTATTAATAGCTTTACTGCGCTAAACGGAACGCCATGGGTGTTTAAGAACGGAACCGGTGAACTCACAACTCAAAGGGTAAAATCTGCGTTTAAGGTAAACAGCGGGCAGATCGCGAAGGCTGGTGCATTGGCTGGATTGGGTTTCGCGATACTACCTGTTGAATTATGTCGTGATGAGATAAAGACAGGTGCGCTAGAGGTTATCAAACTTGAATACCAACCTGAAGATTTAGTGCTGTACGCCTTTTATGCATCTAGAAAACATATAGCGAAAAAGGTTCCAGTATTCATTGAGCACTTATTGCATCAAGCGAATCTAGACGGGTAA
- a CDS encoding IS630 family transposase, translated as MKITLTPQQKLQLEQMHDIERDSRVCDRIKAVLLASEGWSQTMISQALRIHESTVARHLSDYVFSEKLKPENGGSQSKLSATQTMHLIEHLTEKTYSHTHQIVAYVKETFGLDYTVSGMNKWLHHNGFSYKQPKGVPHKFDEAKQQAFIEAYEALKASCGEDESIVFIDAVHPTLSTKISRGWIRTGQDKVIETTGNRSRLNIIGALNLSDIGATIVHDYENINSETIVRFFCKLRESYPLTHKLHIILDGAGYHRSDLVKDAAFVLNIELHYLPPYSPNLNPIERLWKVMNEKSRNNVYFKRKRDFKEAIDQFFAVTLPEIAGSLTSRINDNFQILKPASSS; from the coding sequence ATGAAAATTACACTGACTCCTCAGCAGAAACTACAACTCGAACAAATGCACGACATTGAACGTGATAGTCGGGTCTGCGACCGTATTAAGGCTGTTTTGCTGGCTTCTGAAGGCTGGAGTCAGACTATGATTTCACAAGCTCTTCGTATTCACGAATCGACTGTTGCTCGTCATCTCAGTGATTATGTTTTCTCTGAAAAACTTAAGCCTGAAAATGGCGGAAGCCAAAGCAAGCTTTCTGCAACTCAAACCATGCACCTAATCGAGCATTTGACTGAGAAAACCTATTCTCACACGCATCAAATTGTCGCCTACGTTAAAGAGACATTTGGACTTGATTACACGGTTTCTGGTATGAACAAATGGCTTCACCACAATGGTTTTAGCTACAAGCAGCCGAAAGGCGTTCCACACAAATTTGATGAAGCAAAACAACAAGCTTTCATCGAGGCTTATGAAGCGCTAAAGGCAAGCTGTGGCGAGGATGAATCGATAGTCTTTATTGATGCAGTTCACCCAACACTATCAACAAAAATATCTCGTGGCTGGATACGAACTGGTCAGGATAAAGTGATTGAAACAACGGGTAATCGTAGCCGATTGAACATTATTGGCGCACTGAACCTATCGGATATCGGTGCAACCATTGTTCACGACTATGAGAACATTAACAGTGAAACGATTGTTCGCTTTTTCTGTAAGTTAAGAGAGAGTTATCCGTTAACCCATAAGCTTCATATCATCTTAGATGGTGCGGGGTATCACCGCAGTGACTTAGTCAAAGATGCGGCGTTTGTCCTGAATATTGAACTGCATTATCTTCCACCTTACAGCCCAAACCTCAACCCAATAGAGCGGCTATGGAAAGTAATGAATGAGAAGTCGAGGAACAACGTTTACTTCAAAAGAAAACGGGACTTCAAGGAGGCAATAGACCAATTTTTTGCAGTGACTCTTCCAGAGATCGCAGGCTCTTTGACATCTCGAATTAATGATAATTTTCAGATTCTCAAGCCTGCATCTTCAAGTTGA
- a CDS encoding glutathione S-transferase N-terminal domain-containing protein — protein MKLYLNDTSPFSRAVLATAYLCNAPLELEWVDPWQTPQALVTINPFSTIPVLETSDGIALTESLMICEFLLQTYPTTTLTITKANDAKRMSLLGMSKTLMEVAFRCAALSRFGAEQNVLTVRGKEGIQKSVQSLIEQLNNTTHDLLQPDFSTLYLHVALDYVLFRHASLLSTREIDTLSTALQHSPFKETLATLSLDSLSNKPNYCELCQ, from the coding sequence ATGAAACTGTATTTAAATGATACCTCGCCATTCTCACGAGCGGTGTTGGCCACTGCCTACCTGTGTAACGCACCACTGGAACTTGAATGGGTCGATCCATGGCAGACACCCCAAGCATTAGTCACAATCAATCCGTTTAGTACCATTCCGGTTCTAGAAACTAGTGATGGTATTGCACTCACCGAGAGCTTAATGATCTGTGAGTTCCTATTACAAACTTACCCAACTACGACACTCACAATAACCAAGGCTAATGATGCTAAACGCATGTCGTTATTGGGGATGAGTAAGACCCTCATGGAAGTGGCATTTCGCTGCGCTGCATTGAGCCGCTTTGGCGCTGAACAAAATGTGCTGACAGTTAGAGGAAAGGAAGGTATTCAAAAGAGTGTTCAATCACTTATCGAACAACTGAATAACACTACTCATGATTTACTTCAGCCTGATTTCTCGACGTTGTACCTACACGTTGCATTAGATTACGTTCTGTTCAGGCATGCGAGCCTGCTCTCAACTAGAGAAATAGACACCCTCTCCACCGCCTTACAACACTCCCCTTTCAAAGAAACATTGGCAACGTTAAGCCTTGATTCACTCTCCAATAAACCAAACTATTGCGAGCTATGCCAATAG
- a CDS encoding YbfB/YjiJ family MFS transporter, with product MQQIKLLNRATFAGFAATLVGNGIGRFAYIALMPVLIQSGWFSSEDASTLGAATLIGYIFGAPASSFLQRYYSTGTLIRASLLLSSFSYLGCALKTAPFEWFLTLRTIAGISGAILMVLAPPMIASLHPQEMKARISGVVFSGIGLGAMISGTIIPLLIYQSVESAWLGMGAIAFLATVLTWKTWSLEAKQSHCAMSPASFKDLSKRKRTSIRFVLLAYTFSAIGYLPHTLFWVDYIVRELGMSFTSGGFYWAVFGIGAAIGPIVTGVLGDKVGLKKALLAAFICKASGVALPLMNTGEVALFVSSLLVGMFTPGIVTLVSTYTLELVGTQLHTKSWGAMTMAFAVSQGTVGFVMAHYAPQLTSYNVLFMLSASALILSILCIAFTSTKQQGLNTAQISS from the coding sequence ATGCAACAAATAAAACTCTTAAACCGCGCTACCTTCGCAGGATTTGCAGCAACATTAGTTGGGAATGGCATTGGCCGCTTTGCCTACATTGCCTTGATGCCAGTGCTCATACAGAGCGGATGGTTCTCAAGTGAAGATGCGTCAACCCTTGGCGCTGCCACGCTGATTGGCTATATCTTTGGGGCTCCCGCTTCAAGCTTTCTACAGCGATACTATTCAACAGGCACACTCATACGCGCCTCTCTTTTATTGAGCAGCTTTAGTTATCTTGGTTGTGCCTTAAAGACTGCCCCCTTTGAATGGTTTTTAACACTGAGAACCATTGCAGGAATATCGGGAGCCATTCTTATGGTGCTCGCACCACCCATGATCGCTAGCCTTCACCCACAAGAGATGAAAGCAAGAATCAGTGGCGTCGTATTTTCAGGGATCGGGCTTGGTGCCATGATCTCAGGAACGATCATACCTCTGCTTATCTATCAAAGTGTCGAAAGCGCATGGTTAGGTATGGGGGCCATCGCTTTTCTAGCAACTGTTCTGACATGGAAAACATGGAGTCTTGAGGCTAAACAGAGTCATTGTGCGATGAGCCCAGCTTCGTTTAAGGACTTATCTAAGCGTAAACGTACGAGTATTCGATTTGTACTTTTAGCCTATACCTTTAGCGCAATTGGTTACTTACCTCATACCCTTTTTTGGGTCGACTATATTGTTCGTGAGTTAGGGATGAGTTTTACAAGTGGCGGCTTTTATTGGGCCGTATTTGGCATCGGGGCGGCGATTGGACCGATAGTGACAGGTGTATTGGGTGATAAGGTTGGGCTCAAAAAAGCGCTATTAGCTGCATTTATTTGTAAGGCTTCTGGCGTTGCACTTCCGTTAATGAACACAGGTGAAGTTGCACTTTTTGTTTCGTCGCTACTCGTCGGTATGTTCACTCCGGGTATCGTCACACTCGTCTCAACTTACACCTTAGAACTCGTTGGCACGCAGCTCCATACAAAATCTTGGGGAGCAATGACAATGGCTTTTGCCGTTTCGCAAGGCACAGTTGGCTTTGTTATGGCTCATTACGCCCCGCAACTTACCAGCTATAACGTCCTATTTATGCTCAGTGCGAGTGCGCTCATTTTATCAATACTCTGCATTGCATTTACATCAACCAAACAGCAGGGATTAAACACTGCTCAAATAAGTTCTTAG
- a CDS encoding YcxB family protein, with protein sequence MSKESGFTTKYTLDKTFFAECYDQTSLPTQFPKAYLKGILFLVFGVVLLEFELLPNGYVGWFFIVLSVIEAFSVYCKRTWWLWRQKISSGAGSKVVFSGDTDGVSYKNRKATNTIAWSDINQLEQTDLGFILHIGKQRQYVSKSCLSDEAVEFMIEQHEASKAPKAN encoded by the coding sequence ATGTCTAAAGAATCCGGTTTCACCACAAAATATACCCTCGACAAGACGTTTTTCGCAGAGTGTTATGATCAAACAAGCCTTCCGACTCAATTTCCAAAAGCCTATTTGAAAGGAATACTGTTTCTTGTTTTTGGTGTGGTTCTATTAGAGTTTGAACTATTACCGAACGGTTACGTTGGTTGGTTCTTTATTGTATTAAGTGTGATTGAAGCGTTCAGCGTTTACTGCAAGAGAACCTGGTGGTTATGGCGACAAAAAATCAGCTCAGGCGCTGGCAGTAAAGTGGTCTTTTCAGGGGATACTGATGGTGTGAGCTATAAAAACCGCAAAGCCACCAATACTATTGCTTGGAGTGACATCAACCAACTTGAACAGACCGATCTCGGCTTTATCCTTCATATTGGTAAGCAGCGCCAATATGTGAGTAAATCTTGTTTAAGCGATGAAGCAGTCGAGTTCATGATTGAACAGCACGAAGCTTCCAAAGCACCTAAAGCAAACTAA
- the accD gene encoding acetyl-CoA carboxylase, carboxyltransferase subunit beta, which translates to MSWLEKLLDKKKLISTRKASIPEGVWTQCPSCDQVLYRIALKENLEVCPKCEHHMRMTARLRLDTFLDKGERTELGKQHEPKDLLSFKDNKRYTERLALAQKSTGEKDALVAMQGELLGIPVVACAFEFSFMAGSMGSVVGARFVDAVNQAIASNCALVCFSACGGARMQESLMALMQMAKTSAALKRLSEARLPYISILTDQTFGGVSASLAMLGDINIGEPKARIGFAGRRVIEQTVREKLPDDFQQSEFLLEHGALDMIIARRDIRIRVAKIIAMMTNTRIKA; encoded by the coding sequence ATGAGCTGGTTAGAAAAGCTATTAGATAAAAAGAAGTTAATAAGTACACGTAAGGCATCAATTCCCGAAGGAGTATGGACCCAATGCCCATCCTGTGATCAGGTCTTGTACCGCATAGCCCTTAAGGAAAACCTAGAAGTGTGCCCTAAATGTGAACACCACATGCGGATGACAGCACGTCTTCGTTTGGACACATTTTTAGATAAAGGCGAAAGAACTGAGTTAGGCAAACAACATGAGCCGAAAGATTTACTCAGTTTTAAAGACAATAAACGCTACACAGAGCGCCTTGCCCTAGCTCAAAAAAGTACAGGCGAGAAAGATGCATTAGTCGCGATGCAAGGAGAGCTGTTAGGGATACCTGTTGTGGCGTGCGCTTTCGAATTTTCTTTTATGGCAGGTTCGATGGGATCGGTTGTCGGTGCTCGATTTGTGGACGCCGTGAATCAAGCAATAGCATCAAACTGTGCATTAGTTTGCTTTTCCGCATGTGGTGGTGCTCGAATGCAAGAGTCGCTCATGGCCTTAATGCAAATGGCAAAAACAAGCGCTGCTTTAAAGCGACTGTCAGAAGCCAGATTGCCTTATATTTCGATATTGACCGATCAAACCTTTGGCGGTGTCTCGGCCAGTTTAGCGATGCTTGGTGACATCAATATTGGTGAGCCCAAAGCGCGAATTGGTTTTGCGGGACGAAGAGTGATTGAACAAACGGTACGAGAAAAATTACCTGACGATTTTCAACAAAGTGAATTCTTATTAGAACATGGCGCTTTAGACATGATTATTGCTAGGCGTGATATACGTATACGCGTCGCAAAAATCATCGCGATGATGACCAACACACGAATTAAAGCTTAG
- a CDS encoding YciI family protein produces the protein MYLVDMTFTDMAKITPELTNKHKSYLEQEYKSNKLVFGGRKVPRTGGILISQHASERELVQVLNSDPFVTSGAVTYSITEFIPVMASKAYEDILA, from the coding sequence ATGTATCTAGTAGATATGACTTTTACTGACATGGCAAAAATAACGCCGGAACTAACTAATAAGCATAAGAGTTATCTTGAGCAAGAATATAAATCAAACAAGCTAGTGTTTGGCGGAAGAAAAGTGCCTAGAACTGGAGGCATACTTATTTCACAACATGCGAGCGAACGAGAGCTAGTCCAAGTTTTAAACTCAGACCCATTCGTTACAAGTGGAGCTGTAACTTATTCAATCACTGAATTTATTCCTGTAATGGCTTCTAAAGCTTATGAGGATATCCTAGCCTAA
- a CDS encoding antibiotic biosynthesis monooxygenase family protein, with protein sequence MIAVIFEVQVAEGKTSEYLDIANELKPLLSDIDGFISIERFQSLTNEGKVLSLSFWRDEEAIQAWRNLESHRFAQSKGRGSVFENYRLRVASVMRDYGMDHRSEAPKDSVKIHG encoded by the coding sequence ATGATTGCCGTAATTTTTGAAGTGCAGGTCGCGGAAGGAAAAACGTCGGAATACTTGGATATAGCCAATGAGCTTAAGCCGCTGCTGTCCGACATCGATGGCTTTATCTCGATAGAACGCTTTCAAAGTTTAACGAATGAAGGCAAGGTGCTCTCTTTGTCATTTTGGCGAGATGAAGAAGCCATTCAAGCATGGCGAAATTTAGAATCACACAGATTTGCACAATCTAAAGGGCGTGGCAGCGTATTTGAAAACTATCGGTTAAGAGTGGCGAGCGTAATGAGAGATTACGGTATGGATCATCGTTCAGAAGCGCCAAAAGACAGTGTTAAGATTCATGGCTAA
- a CDS encoding ArsR/SmtB family transcription factor — protein sequence MAALAAAMSDTSRMKILCALMDGKAWTATELSTVAEIGASTTSAHLSRLLKANLVTCLSQGRHRYFRLYSHSIASLLETMMGVTSQVSNPSHSKVPKELLKARTCYDHLAGEVAVKLYDSLTANGWIDSEGNDLTEQGKEKFLQLGILLDAKTKRKKCCPCLDWSERKFHVGGYLGASLLNFFESHHWIERVPGYREVVITKKGYQELHRHFLISQ from the coding sequence ATGGCAGCGCTTGCTGCGGCTATGTCGGATACTTCTCGTATGAAGATCTTATGTGCGCTAATGGATGGTAAAGCTTGGACTGCGACGGAGCTCAGTACCGTCGCTGAGATAGGAGCCTCAACAACAAGCGCTCACTTGTCTCGGCTTTTAAAAGCCAACCTAGTGACGTGTTTGTCACAAGGGCGACATCGATACTTTCGCCTGTATAGCCATAGTATCGCGTCACTGCTTGAAACCATGATGGGCGTGACTTCCCAAGTCAGTAATCCATCCCACTCGAAAGTGCCTAAAGAGCTACTTAAAGCGAGAACTTGCTACGACCATTTGGCGGGCGAGGTTGCGGTGAAATTGTACGACTCTCTGACAGCGAATGGCTGGATTGATAGCGAGGGCAATGACCTTACCGAGCAGGGGAAAGAAAAATTCTTGCAGCTAGGTATCTTACTGGATGCAAAGACTAAGCGTAAGAAGTGTTGTCCTTGCTTAGATTGGAGCGAACGGAAGTTCCATGTGGGCGGTTATTTAGGGGCGTCTCTACTTAACTTCTTTGAAAGTCACCATTGGATTGAGAGAGTTCCGGGATATCGTGAAGTGGTGATTACCAAGAAAGGATACCAAGAACTTCACAGGCATTTCCTTATAAGTCAATAA
- a CDS encoding winged helix-turn-helix transcriptional regulator, whose translation MTTPLPKKLVRGSSSGVAIMAVFDLLGRKWNMRILWELNSDPLSFRGLQERCDGMSPSVLNTRIKQLTEAELVFTTSEGYKLTELGLSLMKTLNPLRDWAAEWEDKISK comes from the coding sequence ATGACAACACCATTACCTAAAAAATTAGTAAGAGGATCGAGTTCGGGTGTAGCAATCATGGCTGTATTCGATCTGTTAGGCCGAAAGTGGAATATGAGGATCTTGTGGGAACTTAACTCCGATCCTTTAAGTTTTAGAGGATTACAAGAACGATGTGACGGTATGTCTCCTTCTGTTTTAAACACTAGGATTAAGCAATTGACTGAAGCTGAATTGGTTTTTACAACATCAGAAGGCTATAAACTAACGGAATTAGGATTGTCCTTAATGAAGACACTTAACCCTTTAAGAGATTGGGCTGCTGAGTGGGAAGATAAAATATCAAAGTAG
- a CDS encoding FUSC family protein produces MTFSPAILRKIWYSPSINLGLRATSAIVLFFGLGLLSNHINIAMTALMTMPAALISGLDAAGPRRWTRFAITATAWGITLAVSYVLLISGLPLWLTYGALGALLASAAVNGPFWARLGMSSLLIAVVTLSLHNSNTALSLYPMLVLGPLTFALFSWLWFALWKHYALRVCLSAIYETLADYIQYRQAFLLGGENEAPKRRIKYQLIELFQQALQSESFRSKHEDADSLRQALFLALDTFEVILSSHTTNPDLLSQFQSSKQKRDLLLVWSQHCQQRLRHKAKQLLHNTNEEMKHLSSLEQEANDLIEAVKLEDQPRFRYWAYAVKHISRRIELNEPAYERSFEVQPFELSFRLPTRGNPIWRHVTRVGLMFALGAGIAEYFELIRPDWVLISMLMVIQPSFLATRSKTWQRCLGTALGVLFATSLIHIGVPTTAMYTLMVTLLPVAMLNIMRNYSLAIGCITALLILIYQTMAHQGLDFAAPRLIDNIVGGAIVLLGYGLLWPQWRGKEIHNQALTALNSSKSLFVYCYEQLQVDTEQRDHMALTKQRAAMLTAESDLELIYNEMQQEPRHTRADPHYYEDMLSHYRLLSHYLCLLIPLIRTGTQYQGSQQVERLIHDAMDALINTIRDNRVHELPALTNKTDADQPTSTTGKRSVEEIIWLALMTVKQMHDLVRRNLES; encoded by the coding sequence ATGACGTTTTCTCCTGCCATTCTGCGTAAAATTTGGTACTCCCCTTCGATTAACCTAGGGCTTCGCGCCACCAGTGCCATTGTGCTATTTTTCGGCTTAGGGTTGCTGTCGAACCACATCAATATCGCCATGACCGCGCTCATGACCATGCCCGCCGCTTTGATTAGTGGGCTTGATGCGGCAGGACCAAGGCGGTGGACACGTTTTGCGATTACCGCAACCGCTTGGGGAATCACTCTAGCCGTCAGTTATGTCCTGCTGATCAGTGGGCTGCCTTTATGGTTAACCTATGGCGCATTGGGTGCCTTACTTGCCAGTGCGGCGGTCAATGGTCCATTTTGGGCACGCCTAGGCATGTCCAGCCTCCTAATAGCTGTCGTCACCCTATCACTCCATAATTCCAACACAGCGCTAAGCTTGTACCCAATGTTGGTACTTGGGCCCCTTACTTTTGCACTGTTTAGTTGGCTTTGGTTTGCCTTGTGGAAACACTATGCGCTGCGCGTGTGTCTATCTGCAATTTACGAAACGTTGGCAGACTACATCCAATATCGCCAAGCCTTCTTGTTAGGAGGCGAAAATGAAGCGCCAAAAAGACGCATAAAGTATCAGCTCATCGAGTTGTTCCAACAGGCACTTCAATCCGAATCCTTTCGCTCTAAGCACGAAGATGCTGACTCACTCCGACAAGCCTTATTTCTCGCACTCGATACATTTGAAGTGATACTCAGCAGCCACACCACGAATCCTGACCTATTAAGCCAATTTCAATCAAGTAAACAGAAGCGAGATTTGTTATTGGTTTGGAGCCAACATTGTCAGCAACGATTAAGACACAAAGCCAAACAGCTTTTGCACAACACGAACGAAGAAATGAAGCACTTAAGCTCACTAGAGCAAGAAGCCAATGACTTAATTGAAGCGGTAAAGCTTGAAGACCAACCCCGATTTCGTTATTGGGCCTACGCTGTGAAGCACATATCCCGTCGTATTGAGCTTAATGAACCCGCTTATGAACGCTCTTTTGAAGTGCAGCCGTTCGAGTTATCTTTTCGACTACCAACCCGAGGCAATCCGATTTGGCGTCATGTTACTCGTGTCGGTTTAATGTTCGCGCTTGGCGCTGGGATTGCGGAATACTTTGAGTTGATTCGCCCTGACTGGGTGTTGATTTCGATGTTAATGGTCATTCAACCAAGCTTCTTGGCGACACGCAGTAAAACGTGGCAACGCTGTTTAGGTACAGCGCTTGGCGTGCTCTTTGCGACTTCCTTGATTCATATTGGCGTACCAACGACCGCGATGTATACGCTAATGGTCACCCTTTTGCCCGTCGCGATGCTCAACATCATGCGCAATTACTCGCTGGCCATTGGTTGTATTACCGCGCTATTGATTTTGATTTATCAAACCATGGCGCACCAAGGGCTCGATTTTGCCGCGCCACGTTTGATCGACAACATCGTCGGTGGCGCCATTGTGCTACTCGGTTATGGTTTGTTGTGGCCGCAATGGCGAGGAAAAGAGATCCACAATCAAGCGTTAACAGCATTGAATAGCTCAAAAAGCTTGTTTGTTTACTGCTATGAACAACTGCAAGTAGACACCGAACAACGCGACCACATGGCCTTAACTAAGCAACGTGCCGCGATGCTCACGGCAGAAAGCGACCTTGAGCTGATTTACAATGAGATGCAGCAAGAACCAAGACACACTCGCGCCGATCCTCATTATTACGAAGATATGCTGAGTCACTATCGATTGTTGAGCCATTATCTCTGCTTGCTGATTCCACTCATCAGAACAGGCACGCAATACCAAGGGTCTCAACAAGTCGAACGCTTAATTCATGATGCGATGGACGCATTGATCAATACCATTCGTGACAATCGCGTCCATGAGCTTCCTGCGCTAACCAATAAAACCGATGCCGACCAACCCACTTCCACAACAGGTAAACGCTCGGTAGAAGAAATCATCTGGTTAGCTTTGATGACAGTAAAACAGATGCACGATTTAGTTAGGCGCAATCTAGAAAGCTGA